One Torulaspora globosa chromosome 5, complete sequence DNA window includes the following coding sequences:
- a CDS encoding sodium:solute symporter family protein — MVQVLDAGYGYGFVVGLGAAFAFIMIFVTRVLTRYMGEVQDSEHFSTASRSIKSGLISSAVVSSWCWPGTLLSSCVYTYRYGVAGGYWYGISGISHSMLFTLIALQMKRKATGAHTIVEIVRARFGKAAHCVYLFYSCGTNAIIASMLLLGCSQAFAHISDIHIVACAFLFPTSVAAYTMLGGLKSTFLSDWIHTVIIYLVIICSLLVCYGSSNLIGSTGKMWDLLQEVSKTHPSGGHEGSYLTFSNKGLVMLAWSQIMSGWATVFADPSYGQKAIAAKPLSTISGYVIGSLCWFIIPWSFGLGTALAALALTNNPVSLTYPKTIPTEEVNMGMPLLYGLYAIMGKSGAAAGILVLFMSCTSSLSAELVSFSSVMTYDVYRAYIKPDANGKQLVRVSHFFVAVFALFVAGLTVMFNYIGITISWILTFIGIVLGAAPVGITLTLFWPRMSRHCFYWALPLGSFTGLGCWLGACKHFYGEINKNNLSLVNSTIIANFSTFGATLLYCIVISYLKPDYSSLENLQDKFTVGDDATAKEKKLMQLDEETKAKLDAVFKWTSIGVFGLWASFTFLLPFPMYGQKYIMSKAFFKGWIVVSIIWLFIAFFYITFYPIYESRDAILEFYRKVTGKEKSQVELFYGEELRQDSPDEFLKSTEIEETKEKGDRSSE, encoded by the coding sequence ATGGTTCAAGTATTGGACGCAGGTTACGGTTATGGGTTCGTCGTCGGCCTGGGCGCTGCATTCGCCTTCATCATGATCTTTGTCACTAGGGTTCTGACAAGGTACATGGGAGAAGTTCAGGACTCTGAGCATTTCTCAACCGCGTCGCGTTCGATCAAGTCAGGTCTTATATCCTCGGCAGTGGTTTCTTCATGGTGCTGGCCCGGAACGCTACTTTCTTCATGTGTGTATACCTACAGATACGGTGTCGCTGGCGGCTACTGGTATGGGATCAGTGGTATAAGTCACTCAATGCTATTTACATTGATCGCTCTGCAAATGAAGAGAAAGGCAACTGGTGCACACACTATCGTTGAGATCGTGAGGGCCCGTTTTGGCAAAGCGGCTCACTGTGTTTACCTCTTCTACTCTTGTGGTACAAACGCTATCATTGCCAGTATGCTTTTGCTTGGTTGTTCGCAGGCATTTGCGCACATCTCGGACATCCACATTGTTGCGTGTGCTTTCCTCTTCCCTACTAGTGTTGCAGCATATACAATGCTTGGTGGTCTTAAAAGTACGTTTTTGAGTGACTGGATTCACACGGTCATCATATACCTTGTTATCATCTGTTCTTTACTTGTCTGCTATGGTAGCTCCAATCTCATTGGGTCGACAGGCAAGATGTGGGACCTACTACAAGAAGTGTCCAAAACGCATCCCTCGGGGGGACACGAGGGGAGCTATTTGACGTTCTCGAACAAGGGTCTTGTCATGCTGGCCTGGAGCCAAATCATGAGTGGATGGGCCACTGTGTTTGCAGACCCATCCTACGGCCAAAAGGCCATCGCCGCCAAGCCCTTGTCGACGATTTCTGGCTATGTTATTGGTTCCTTATGCTGGTTCATTATTCCTTGGAGTTTCGGACTTGGGACAGCCCTAGCGGCTTTAGCACTCACGAACAATCCTGTGTCGCTAACCTACCCAAAAACCATTCCCACAGAGGAAGTGAACATGGGGATGCCTCTTCTGTACGGCCTCTACGCCATCATGGGTAAATCTGGAGCGGCGGCCGGTATTCTGGTGCTCTTTATGTCGTGCACATCTTCGCTTTCAGCCGAACTGGTGTCATTTTCCTCGGTTATGACTTACGACGTCTACAGGGCTTACATTAAACCGGACGCCAACGGCAAACAGCTAGTCAGAGTGTCGCATTTTTTCGTTGCTGTGTTTGCCTTGTTCGTCGCCGGATTAACCGTTATGTTCAATTACATCGGGATCACAATCTCATGGATTTTGACCTTTATCGGTATTGTCTTGGGCGCTGCTCCAGTTGGTATCACTCTTACTTTGTTTTGGCCAAGAATGAGTAGACACTGTTTCTACTGGGCGCTGCCATTGGGTTCTTTCACTGGTCTTGGATGCTGGCTGGGTGCATGCAAGCATTTCTATGGAgagatcaacaagaacaatCTGTCTTTAGTGAACTCGACCATCATTGCCAACTTCTCGACCTTCGGAGCAACGCTCCTCTATTGTATTGTGATCAGCTATCTCAAGCCTGATTATAGCTCACTCGAGAACTTGCAGGACAAGTTTACTGTGGGCGATGATGCGACTGCcaaggaaaagaagctgatgCAGTTGGATGAGGAAACAAAGGCCAAGCTAGATGCCGTGTTCAAATGGACCAGCATTGGGGTATTTGGGCTTTGGGCTTCTTTCACATTTTTACTTCCATTCCCAATGTATGGTCAAAAGTACATCATGTCCaaagcattcttcaaaggtTGGATCGTTGTCAGTATTATCTGGCTCTTCATTGCGTTCTTCTATATTACTTTCTACCCGATCTATGAAAGCAGAGATGCCATACTTGAGTTTTACAGGAAAGTCACAGGTAAAGAGAAAAGCCAAGTTGAATTGTTTTATGGTGAGGAGCTTCGCCAAGATTCCCCCGACgagtttttgaagagtACAGAGATAGAggaaaccaaagaaaagggTGACAGAAGTTCCGAGTAA